Proteins encoded in a region of the Rickettsia bellii RML369-C genome:
- a CDS encoding DsbA family protein, translating into MQHIVGKILVIFVVIIGVLFIFKIIKTSSTKPVSIEVKQNEEPKQCEEERVKKIIEEYLLNTPEIIIQSIENLQKRKVQESETKVNSYIKDNKLDIENSQNFPVIGNKDGDITIVAFYDYSCSYCKKGDVSLNELLQNDPEVKILLRPLPILGDVSDYLAKIALAVYKINPNKFKAVHSELMKIRNVSKETVEELLAKNDLNITEVEEIADSSDIRDLIAQNMQIARNLKIQGVPAYVINARLIPGSVDFPQLLSIVKEIRDSKDS; encoded by the coding sequence ATGCAGCATATTGTTGGAAAGATATTAGTTATATTTGTAGTAATTATAGGAGTTTTATTTATTTTTAAGATTATAAAAACTTCTTCTACAAAACCTGTTTCCATAGAAGTTAAACAAAATGAAGAGCCGAAACAATGTGAAGAAGAAAGAGTTAAGAAGATTATAGAAGAATATCTGCTTAATACTCCTGAAATAATAATACAATCAATAGAAAATCTACAAAAGCGTAAAGTACAAGAAAGTGAAACCAAAGTTAATAGCTATATTAAGGATAACAAATTAGATATCGAGAATAGCCAAAATTTTCCTGTCATAGGTAATAAAGACGGTGATATAACTATAGTTGCTTTTTATGATTATTCTTGTTCCTACTGTAAAAAAGGTGATGTTTCTTTAAATGAGTTATTACAAAATGATCCAGAAGTAAAAATTTTGTTAAGACCATTACCTATCCTTGGTGATGTCTCTGATTATTTAGCAAAAATAGCTTTAGCAGTTTATAAAATTAACCCTAATAAATTTAAAGCTGTTCATAGTGAGTTAATGAAGATAAGAAATGTTTCTAAAGAAACTGTCGAAGAATTATTAGCTAAAAATGACTTAAATATCACGGAAGTTGAAGAGATAGCTGATAGTTCTGATATAAGAGATTTAATCGCTCAAAATATGCAAATAGCTAGAAACCTTAAAATTCAGGGTGTACCTGCATATGTAATTAATGCTAGGTTAATCCCTGGGTCAGTAGATTTCCCTCAATTATTAAGCATAGTCAAAGAAATTAGAGATAGTAAGGATTCCTAA
- the smpB gene encoding SsrA-binding protein SmpB: MMEYKKIIAQNKKALFNYFIEERLEAGIVLKGSEVQSLRQGKASIEESHAADTGNEVFLYNCHIAEYEKANRFNHSTRRPRKLLLHKKEINKIIGRTKIKGYTLVALSMYFNKKNKIKIELGIAKGKKLHDKRESIKEKDWKRDQSRLIRQK, translated from the coding sequence ATGATGGAATATAAGAAAATTATTGCACAAAATAAAAAAGCTCTCTTTAATTATTTTATTGAGGAAAGACTAGAAGCAGGTATTGTATTAAAGGGTAGTGAAGTTCAATCACTTCGTCAAGGTAAAGCATCTATAGAAGAGAGTCATGCAGCTGATACGGGAAATGAGGTATTTTTGTATAATTGTCATATTGCAGAATATGAAAAGGCAAATAGGTTCAATCATTCTACCAGAAGACCACGTAAATTGTTATTGCATAAGAAAGAAATAAATAAAATTATCGGTAGAACTAAAATAAAGGGTTATACTCTAGTTGCCTTATCTATGTATTTTAACAAAAAGAACAAAATAAAAATTGAGCTTGGCATTGCTAAAGGTAAAAAATTACACGATAAAAGAGAATCAATTAAAGAAAAAGATTGGAAGAGAGATCAGAGTAGATTGATCAGACAGAAGTAA